The segment CTCAACGGTCTGGCCGCCGTGAAGTCGGTCGTCGGCGATCTGGACCGGATCGCCCGGGTGGTGAAGGTCGTGGGCTTCGTCGCCTCGGCGAGCGATTTCACCGGGCAGCCCGGTGTGATCAACGGCGCGAGTGAGCTGCTGGGCGAGGTCCTCGGCGAGAAGGGTGTCCACGCGCGGAGCGCGGTGGGCGTCGCGGTGCTTCCGCTGGACGCGCCGGTCGAGGTCGAGTTCCAGATCGAACTGGTGCAGGACTAGCAGCACCGGCGGCCCCGCACCGGCCACCGGCCACCGGCGGGCAGCCGGGCGGCCGGGCGGGTGTCCGCGGAAGCGGCCGGTGCGGGAGGGGTCGCGCGGCTTGCTTTCGCGACCCGTGCGGTTGCTTCCCTGGTCCCGCGCGGCATGCGTCCGCGGTCGCGCGGCTTGCGTCCGCGGTTCCGTGCGGGGCCGCACCGTCCCGCGCCCGGGGGATCGTACGAGGGCACCCGGCTGCGATCCCGCGGGCCTGTGTCGCCCGCTAAGCCCCGGCAGTCCCCGAAGCCTCCTGCGGGACCGGCGTTGCCCCCGCGTCCCGCAGAGCGGCCACCAGGTCCCGTGTAGGGGCCATCTTCGTTCCACGTGAAACAAGCGCTCCCGCCCGGGGCCTCTCGAACATCCCGTCCGATCCGCATAGCATCCGGCCATGCCCGATGGTCAGTGGTACCCCCCGGAGTGGCCCGAACGGATCCGTGCACTCGCGGCCGGTGAGTTCGTCCCCGTCGTGCCCAAGCGGGCGGCCACCGTGATGCTGCTCCGCGACGCCCCGGACGGCCCCGCCGTCCATATGCTGCGCCGCCGTGCCTCCATGGCCTTCGCCGGCGGCGCCTATGCCTATCCGGGCGGCGGAGTCGACGCCCGGGACTCCCGGCCCGTCCGCTGGGCAGGTCCGCCGGTCGCCGAATGGGCGCGCCGGCTCGGTACGGACGAGGCGACCGCCCAGTCCGTGGTCTGCGCCGCGGTACGGGAGACGTTCGAGGAGTCGGGGGTGCTGCTCGCCGGGCTCACCGCCGATACGGTGCTGGGCGCCGTCAGCGGTGACGAGGCGTCCGAGCCCGGGCGGGGCCCGGGCGACGACGGAGGCTGGGAGGCCGACCGGCAGGCACTGGTCGACCGCGAACTGGCCTTCGCCGACTTTCTGGACCGCCGGGGACTGGTGCTGCGCTCGGATCTGCTGGGCGCCTGGGCCCGCTGGATCACGCCCGAATTCGAATCCCGCCGCTACGACACCTGGTTCTTCGTCGCGGCCCTCCCCGAGGGTCAGCAGACCCGCAACGCCTCCACCGAGGCGGACCGTACGGTCTGGATCCGGCCCGCCGACGCGGCCGCCGGATACGACCGGGGCGAACTGCTGATGATGCCCCCGACCATCTCCACGCTGCGCGATCTCGTCCCGTACGCCACGGCGGCGAAGGCGGTCGCCGCGGCGGACGGCCGGGATCTGGCCCCCGTCCTCGCCACCGCCCGCTGGGAGGACGACACCCTCGTGCTGAGCTGGCCGGGGCACGAGGAGTTCACCAAGCGCATCCCCATCGCGGGAGGTACGCGATGACGGAGGCGGCGGCCCTGCCCGGACAGCCCCGCGGCGGTGTCCTCTCCGGACCCGCCACCGCCCGCGCCGTGAACGTTCTCGCCCCCAACGCCTCGGCGATGACCCTCGACGGCACCAACACCTGGATTCTCTCCGAGCCCGGCTCCGGGCTCGCCGTGGTCGTCGACCCGGGCCCGCTCGACGAGACCCATCTGCGCCGGGTGATCAGCACCGCCGAGCAGGCGGGACAGCGCATCGCCCTCACCCTGCTCACCCACGGCCATCCGGATCACGCCGAAGGCGCCGCTCGCTTCGCGGAACTGACCCGGACCAAGGTCAGGGCGCTGGATCCCGCCCTGCGGCTCGGTGACGAGGGGCTGGGCGCGGGCGAGGTGATCGGGGTCGGAGGTCTTGAACTGCGGGTGGTCCCCACGCCCGGCCACACGGCCGACTCCCTCTGCTTTCATCTGCCCGCCGACGCCGCGGTGCTGACCGGTGACACCGTCCTCGGCCGGGGCACCACGGTGGTGGCCCATCCGGACGGCCGTCTCGGCGACTATCTGGACTCCCTGCGCAGGCTGCGCTCCCTCACCGTCGACGACGGGGTGCACACCGTCCTGCCCGGGCACGGGCCCGTACTGGAAGACGCCCAAGGCGCGGTCGAGTTCTATCTGGCCCATCGGGCGCACCGGCTGGCCCAGGTCGAGACGGCCGTCGAGAACGGCCATGGCACCCCCGGTGAGGTGGTCGCCGAGGTGTACGCGGACGTGGACCGCTCGCTCTGGCCCGCGGCTGAGCTGTCCGTACGGGCGCAGCTGGAGTATCTGCGCGACCACGGGCTGATCTGAGGCCGCACCGCATCGGAATGCACTGCACCGGACCGCACCGCACCGGCGCCCGGCCCGGACAGCCGGTCGGGAAGCCGCCGAGGACGGACAGAAGGACCAACGGGAAGGGGCGCCCGGAACCAGTCGGTTCCGGGCGCCCCTTCCCGTGCTACGAGTCCGCCGTACGCGTACGGGGTACGGCTCGGTGCCTCAGCGTGAGCGCTTCGCCAGCCGCTCGACGTCGAGCAGGATCACGGCGCGCGCCTCCAGGCGCAGCCAGCCGCGCTGGGCGAAGTCGGCCAGGGCCTTGTTCACGGTCTCGCGGGAGGCGCCGACCAACTGGGCCAGCTCTTCCTGCGTCAGGTCGTGGACGACGTGAATGCCCTCGTCCGACTGGACGCCGAAGCGGCGCGACAGGTCGAGCAGAGCCCGGGCCACCCGGCCCGGCACATCGGAGAAGACCAGGTCGGACATCTGGTCGTTGGTCTTGCGCAGTCGGCGGGCGACGGCACGCAGCAGCGCGGACGCCACCTCGGGCCGGGCGTTCAGCCAGGGCTGGAGGTCACCGTGGCCCAGACCGAGCAGCTTCACCTCGGTCAGCGCCGTCGCGGTCGCGGTGCGCGGGCCCGGGTCGAACAGCGACAGTTCGCCGATCAGCTCGCCGGGGCCGAGGACGGCGAGCATGTTCTCGCGGCCGTCGGGTGAGGTGCGGTGGAGTTTGACCTTGCCCTCGGTGACCACATACAGGCGGTCACCGGGGTCGCCCTCGTGGAAGAGCGCATCACCTCGGGCGAGCGTCACCTCACTCATCGAGCCGCGCAGCTCTGCCGCCTGCTCGTCATCGAGCGCCGCGAAGAGCGGGGCGCGCCGCAGAACGTCGTCCACGAGTTCTCTCCTTGTCGACCTGCTCAGGGACCGTGGCCCCCCATGATGCCGGACCGCACCGTGCCCGTCCGGGGGACACCGCGGGCGGGACGCGTAGGACAGCTTCGCCGCGGCGGACCTGGCAAGTAAATATTCGTGCGATCAATCACAACAAGTTTGACGTACTGGAGCACGTGTTCGTGCTCCAAGGGCCCGATTGGGTCCGGATCGGCGGTGGCCGGGGCGGGCGCGGGTGGTGGACCGTAGGCTGGCCGGGTGTCCAAGTCGCCGGTGAGAGCGCAGGCCAAGGGGGCCGGAAGAGTGTCCGGAAAGCAAGATTCCGCTATGGGCGAACAAGCTCCCATCGATACCCGAAATGCCGCAAAGCGCGGTAAATCGCAGAGCGGGACTTCCACGACCGGAGCGCGGAAGAGCGCCGCACCCAGGGCCGAGTCCCGGCTCGCCATGGTCCGCCGCGCCCGCCGGATCAACCGCGAGCTGGCGGATGTCTATCCGTACGCCCATCCCGAGCTGGACTTCCGCAACCCGTTCGAGCTGCTGGTCGCCACCGTGCTGTCGGCCCAGACGACCGACCTGCGGGTCAACCAGACCACGCCCGCGCTCTTCGCCGCCTATCCGACCCCGGAGGAGCTGGCCGCGGCCGTTCCCGAGGAGCTGGAGGCGATCATCCGCCCCACCGGGTTCTTCCGTGCCAAGGCACGCTCCCTCCTCGGGCTCTCCGCCGCGCTCCGCGACGACTTCGGCGGAGAGGTGCCGGGGCGGCTGGAGGATCTGGTGAAACTGCCGGGCGTCGGGCGGAAGACCGCCTTCGTCGTCCTCGGCAATGCCTTCGGAGTCCCCGGCATCACGGTCGACACCCATTTCGGACGGCTCGTCCGCCGCTGGAAGTGGACCGAGCAGGAGGATCCGGAGAAGGTCGAGGCGGAGATCGCCGAGATCTTCCCGAAATCCGAGTGGACCATGCTGTCCCATCGGGTGATCTTCCACGGCCGCCGGATCTGCCATGCCCGCAAGCCCGCGTGCGGAGCCTGCCCGATCGCCCATCTCTGCCCTTCGTACGGTGAGGGCGAGACCGATCCGGAGAAGGCCGAGAAGCTGCTCAAGTACGAGATGGGCGGTCAGCCGGGGCAGCGGCTGAACCCGCCCGCGGACTATCCGGGCATCCCAGCTCCGCCCCTCGGCGGCTCCGGACAGGCATCCGGCCCGAAGGGCACGAAAGGGATGAAAGGGAAGGTCTGAGTCGGGCCGGCCGGGATGTTCCGGACCCGGCCGGGCGCCGGACGCGGTCACCGCCCGCCGGTCGCCGAGATGTCCGCCGGACGTTCCGGTGGGCGGTTCGGCGGGGCCGGACGTCACGATCGGCCGGTCACCGGCCGCGGAGCAGGCGGAACGATCTGCGCGCCCCGGTGCGTTGTGAGACGAGGGGGTGCCCATGCGCGCACGAGAGACGAGAACCGGCGGTGGCTGTGAGGCCGAGGTGCACAACGGTCAGCAGGGCGACGACGGCGCGGCCCGCCCCGGCAGGACGGATCCGGCCGGCCGGATCCCGAGCGGGTACGGCCACGACGGATCCGCTCGGGCCGCAGGCGTGAACGGGCGCGACGGCCTCGACAGCCACGACGCCGAGGTCCGCGGCGGCCACGACGCCGATACGGTCCGCGGCGGGCTCAACGGGCTCAACGGGCTCAACGGGGGCGACGGGCGCGACGGGCACGGGCGCGACGGCCTCGGAAATCACGGCCGCCCCGGCCCGGGAGCCACCGACGGGCCCGCCGGCACCAGGGGCCCCGGCGCCACCGGGACCGTCACCGTCTCCACCACCGGCCTGCCCGGCTGGCTGGACCCCGTCGTCACGGTCCTGGAGACCGTCCAAGGCCGTCAGCTCAGCCAGTTCCTGCCCCCCGCGGGCGGCCGCGGCAGACCCTCGGCCGTCCTTGTGCTCTTCGGTGAGGGCCCGACCGGCCCCGAACTGCTGCTCATGGAGCGCGCCGGCGGTCTGCGGTCGCACGCCGGGCAGCCCTCCTTCCCCGGCGGTGCCCTCGACCCCGAGGACGGCGACCCGGAGACCACGGGCCCGCTGCGCGCCGCGCTGCGAGAGGCCGAGGAGGAGACCGGACTCGACCCCGCGGGTGTCCAGCTCTTCGGCGCCCTGCCCAAGCTCTACATCCCCGTGAGCGGTTTCGTCGTCACTCCCGTCCTGGGCTGGTGGCGCACGCCCAGCCCGGTCGGCGCGGTCGACCCGGGCGAGACGGCCCGGGTCTTCACCGTCCCCGTGGCGGATCTCACGGACCCCGCCAACCGGGCCACAGCTGTTCATCCACTCGGTCACCAAGGCCCCGCATTCCTGGTTGAATCGGCCCTGGTCTGGGGTTTCACGGCCGGGGTGATCGACCGCATCCTGCACTTCGCGGGCTGGGAACGGCCCTGGGACCGGACTCGACAGGTCCCTCTGGACCGGCGCTCATGACAGGCTGACTCCCCCCGGCGCCCGACGCGCCACCCCCCGTACATCCCAAACATCCGATAGATCCCGGATATCTCGGATACCCCGGGCCTTCCCCGGACATCCTCCGATCACAGAGGCCCCGATCCGACCGAGCGGGGCCGAAGCCGAGACAGCGACTGCGAGGCAAATGACGGTGAACGTGCTGGACATCGTGCTGATGGTCGCGGCCGTATGGTTCGCGATCATCGGCTATCGGCAAGGTTTCGTCGTCGGCATCCTCTCCGTCACCGGATTTCTCGGTGGCGGCCTGGTCGCGGTCTATCTGCTGCCCGTGTTCTGGGACGAGCTGACGAACGAGTCCAAGGTGTCCACCACCGCGATCGTCGTCTTCGTCGTCGTCGTGATCGTCTGCGCCTCGGTCGGCCAGGCCTTCACCACCCATCTCGGCAGCCGGCTCCGCCGCCAGATCACCTGGTCACCCGCCAGGGCCCTGGACGCCACCGGCGGTGCCCTGGTCAATGTGGTCGCCATGCTCCTGGTCGCCTGGCTGATCGGCTCGGCGCTCACCGGCACCACGCTGCCCACGTTCGCCAAGCAGGTCCGCAACTCCCAGGTGCTGCTGGGGGTCGACCAGGTGATGCCCGAAGAGGCGTCCACCTGGTTCGACGACTTCTCCGGTGTCCTCGCGCAGAACGGCTTCCCGCAGGTCTTCAGCCCGTTCTCGAACGAGCCCATCAAGGAGGTGCGGCCGCCGGACCCGGCGCTCGTCGGCAGCCCGGTCGTCGCCCGCGCGAAGAAGTCGATCGTCAAGGTCGTCGGTACGGCGAACAACTGCGGCAAGGTCCTCGAAGGCACCGGTTTTGTCTTCGGCGAGCGCCGCGTCATGACGAACGCCCATGTCGTCGGCGGCGTCGACGAGCCGACGGTGCAGATAGGCGGCGAAGGCAAGCTGTACGACGCCAAGGTCGTCCTCTACGACTGGCGGCGCGATATCGCCGTACTGGACGTGCCCGGGCTCAAGGCGAAGCCGCTGCGGTTCGCCGACGCCGACGCGCGCAGCGGAGACAGCGCGATCGTCGCCGGCTTCCCGGAGAACGGCGCGTACGACGTCCGCTCCGCGCGCGTCCGAGGCCGGATCAATGCCACCGGCCCCGATATCTACCGCCGTGACACCGTCCACCGCGATGTGTACTCGCTGTACGCGACGGTCCGTCAGGGCAACTCCGGCGGCCCGCTGCTCACCCCGGAGGGCGAGGTCTACGGCGTCATCTTCGCCCGCTCCCTCGACGACAAGAACACCGGCTACGCGCTGACCGCCGATGAGATCGCGGACGACATCACGACCGGTCTCGCCGCCGGCCAGGAGGTCAGCACGGAAAGCTGCGCGCTCTGACGGACCCGGACCCCCGCCCGCGGGACACCCGCGGGACACCCGGAGGACGCCCGGAGCCGGCCGGCTCAGGACGCGGCCGGTCCGGCACCCGGAAGGACGGCCGGAACTCAGCCGCGGGTATGCCGGAGCCGGGCCGACACCCAGCGCGCCCGGCGCCGCAGGATCCGGGGAATCCCGATCCCCTGCGCCGCATGGTCATGACTCCGTCCCTGGGGACCATCGCCGTCATGAGAGCCCGGCCCACTGGCCGGGCGACGGTCACGTGCCGCGTCGCCATAGTCGTACGTCCAGCCCATACGGGGACGTCTGCCCGGGCCCCAAGGTCGGTAACCGTACGGAGGGCCGCCAATTGGCCTATGCGCCGGGCACATGGCCTTTCCCGTACGGCGAGCCGGGGCCCACCAGCCCGGCAGGATCCGTAAAGACAGCCCCTAGCGGTCCGGCTCGGGGTCCTTCAACCAGTTGATGAGCTCTGTGGAGAAGGCCACCGGGTCCTCCTCGTGCGGAAAATGACCGAGACCGTCGAACAGCCGCCAGCGGTACGGGGCCTCCACGTACTGGCCGGAACCCGCCGCGCTGCGCGTCCGCATCGCCGGGTCGAGCGACCCGTGCAGATGGAGCGTCGGCACCCGCAGCGGGCGCTTCATCCGGCGGTTGAACTGGATGCCGTCGGGTCGGGCCATCGACCGCACCATCCAGCGGTACGGCTCGATGGAGCAATGTGCCGTGGACGGGATGGACATCGCGCGCCGGTAGGTTCCCAGGACGGCCTCGTCCGGCGGCTTCGGCCCCGACCAGTCGCTGATCAACTCGCCCACCAGCGCCGCATCGTCCGCGATCAGCCTGCGCTCCGGGATCCAGGGGCGCTGAAAACCCCAGATATACGAACCGGCGCGGGTCTGCGCGAAATCGGAGAGCATCGCCGAACGCCACCGCCGGGGATGCGGCATCGAACACACCGCCAGCCGGCGCACCAGCTTCGGCCGCATCACCGCGGCCGTCCACGCCAGATATCCGCCCAGATCGTGCCCGACGAGAGCGGCGTCCGGCTCACCGAGCGACCGCACCACACCGGTGATGTCGAGCGCGAGATTCGCGGGGTCGTAGCCCCTCGGCGTACGGTCGCTGCCGCCCACCCCTCGCAGGTCCATCGCCACCGCACGGAAACCGGCGTCGGCGAGCGCGGGCAGCTGATGCCGCCACGTCCACCAGAACTGCGGAAAGCCGTGCAGCAGCAGCACCAGAGGGCCGTCGCCCATCTCGGCGATGTGGAAGCGCGCACCGTTGGCCGCCACATCGCGATGGGTCCAGGGGCCGTCGATGCGTACGGGGCTTCCGGAGCCGGGGCCGGAGTCAGGGGCCGTCATGTCCACGAGCGTGCCACACCGGCCGGGGTGGTGCGGCCCGCGACCATCACTCGTACGGGCGTACGTGGCAGGGGAACCGCCCCCGCACCGGCTCCGCCAGGAGGGCCGGCACCCGGCCGCCCGGCCCGTAACCGCAGGGGTCGCGGGGCTGTCGCGTCGGCTCAGCGCCGCGAAAGCTCCCGCTCCACCGCCGCCGGAAGCTCCGGACGCCGGCCGGCCTCCGGACGCGGGTGCGGCTTGACGTTCTGGAGCACGGCCGCCGTCTGCTTGGCCGACGCGATCGACTTCTCCGGCGGCTTGACCTTCTTGAACTTGGCGATCGCCAGCACCGAAAGCAGCGCCGCGAGGATCACATACGCCCCGCCCACGATCAGGAACGACCAGGCCAGGCCGAGCCCCAGATTGTGGATGCCGTACGCCGCCGCGAAGCTGAACACGGGCAACGAGAACAGCAGAAAGACACCGGCGATCACAAACGCGATGGCACCGGTGGCGCCGCGCTTCACATCCTGCCGGACCTCCGCCTTCGCCAGGGCGATCTCATCGTGCACCAGCGCCGACATCTCCGCCGTCGCCGATGCGACCAGCTGACCGATGCTGCGCTCGGCACCGCTGCCGGGGTCGCTCATCGCTGCTCCCTCTTGTGCTTCCGTGTGTTCCCGGATGTCCCGGACCGGACCGGATGGTCCGGGGTCCGTCATCAGATCATGCCGGACCCCGGCCGTCAGTGCGCGACGCCCCCGGGCCCGGCGGCTGTGCCGCCCCCGTCGGTACCCTGCCCGCCGCCCGCCGCGGCGGCCGCCAGCTTCCGGTGCTCGGCCGCCTTCGTCTCGTAGATCTCCGCCATCCGCAGGTGGTACGCGGGGTTGTCCTGCTCGTAGACGTCCGGGATGCCGTCGTGGTCGTCGTCGCGCTCCTCCTCCTCGTACAGCTCCCGGTACTTGCGGACCCGCAGCTTGAGCAGGACGGCCGCGAAGACGGCGGCGATCAGCGAGCCGACCAGTACCGCGGCCTTGACCGAATCGGTGAGCGCCTGGTCGCCGGCGAAGGCGAGTTCGCCGATGAGGAGGGAGACGGTGAAACCGATACCGGCGAGGGTGGCGACGGCGAACACATCGGGCCAGGCCAGCTCGTCGTTCAGCTCCGCACGGGTGAAGCGGGCGGCCAGCCAGGTACCGCCGAAGACACCGAAGGCCTTGCCGACGACCAGGCCGAGGACGACTCCCAGGGTCTCCGGCTCGGTGAAGACCCGGCCCAGCGCACCGCCGGAGATCAGCACCCCGGCCGAGAAGAGGGCGAAGAGAGGGACGGCGAAACCGGCGGAGAGGGGGCGTACGAGATGCTCGATGTGCTCCCCGGGGGACTGCCGCTCGCCCTCGCGGCGGGTGCAGCGGAGCATCAGGCCCATCGCGACACCGGCGATGGTGGCATGGACGCCGCTGTTGTACATCAGGCCCCAGATCACCAGCGCCAGGGGCACATAGACGTACCAGCCCCGGACTCCCTTGCGCAGCAGCAGCCGGAAGACGACGAGGCCGATGACCGCACCGGCCAGTGCGGCGAAGTTCAGTTCGCTGGTGAAGAAGATCGCGATGATCATGATCGCGAAGAGGTCGTCGACGACGGCGAGCGTCAGCAGGAAGGCGCGCAGGGCCGAGGGCAGCGAGGTGCCGATGACCGCGAGGACCGCGAGGGCGAAGGCGATGTCCGTGGCGGTGGGGACGGCCCAGCCCTTGGTGGAGCCGCCGCCGAGGATGGCGGTGACGAAGTAGACCAGCGCGGGGACGGCCATTCCGCAGATCGCGGCGATGACGGGGAGCGCGGCGGCCTTGGGCTCGCGCAGCTCACCGGCGACGAGTTCCCGTTTGAGTTCGATACCGGCGACGAAGAAGAAGATCGCGAGGAGTCCGTCCGCGGCCCAGTGCTGGATCGACAGATCGAGGCCGAGGGACGCGGGGCCGAGATGGAAGGAACGTATCTGCTCGTAGCTGTCCCGCAGCGGGGTGTTGGCCCAGATCAGCGCGGTGACGGCGGCGATCAGCAGCAGGACGCCACCGACCGTCTCGGTCCGCAGAGCGTCCACCACGAAGGTGCGCTCGGGCAGGGAGAGTCGCCCGAGGAACTTACGGGGGGCGGATGTGGGCGCGGGCATGGCGGAAAACCTCCGGCGGTCGGTCGGGCAGGGCGAAGCACATGCCGACCAGACTTCCCGGCGCACCTAGGTTTTCTTGTTGCATCTTTGATGCGGTGCTTACTTTACCTAAGTGGGCAAGGGGGCATCCGGCGTCCTCTCACTCTAGGACTTCGCGGACTTTTCGCACGTCGGAGTGGTCTCGGGGAGGTGCGGGGAGGTTCGGATGGGTTCGGAGGGGTTTCGGGTACGTGTGGGGAGCGGAGAGAGCGGTACGGGCGGTGGCCCGCGCCTCACCGAGAGGCGCGGGCCACCGCCCGTACACGAACCGCGCGGTCCGGGACCGCCCCGGTCAGTCCTCCGAGGCCGCGCTCGGCAGCTTCGTCTGGATGAGGTCCATCACCGAGGAGTCGGTCAGGGTGGTGACGTCCCCGAGCTGACGGTTCTCGGCGACATCGCGGAGCAGCCGGCGCATGATCTTGCCGGAGCGGGTCTTCGGCAGCTCGGCGACCGGCAGCACCCGCTTGGGCTTGGCGATCGGGCCGAGGGTCGTCCCGACGTGGTTGCGCAGCTCGGCGACGAGGTTCTCGTCCTCGGACGCCGAGCCCCGCAGGATCACGAAGGCGACGATGGCCTGGCCGGTCGTCTCGTCCGCCGCGCCCACGACCGCCGCTTCGGCGACCTTCGGGTGCGAGACCAGAGCGGACTCGACCTCGGTGGTGGAGATGTTGTGTCCGGAGACGAGCATGACGTCGTCGACCCGGCCCAGCAGCCAGATATCGCCGTCGTCGTCCTTCTTCGCACCGTCACCCGCGAAGTACTTGCCCTCGAACCGGGACCAGTAGGTGTCGATGAAGCGCTGGTCGTCACCCCAGATGGTGCGGAGCATCGACGGCCACGGCTCGGTGAGCACCAGATAGCCGCCACCGCCGTTCGGCACCTCGTTCGCCTCGTCGTCGACGACGGTCGCGGAGATACCGGGCAGCGCGCGCTGCGCGGAACCGGGCTTGGTCTCGGTGACACCCGGCAGCGGGGAGATCATCATCGCGCCGGTCTCGGTCTGCCACCAGGTGTCCACGATGGGGGCCCGGCCGCCGCCGATGTGCTCGCGGTACCAGATCCACGCCTCGGGGTTGATCGGCTCGCCGACCGAGCCGAGGACCCGCAGGCTGGACAGGTCGAACTTGGCGGGGATGTCGTCGCCCCACTTCATGAACGTGCGGATCGCGGTCGGCGCGGTGTAGAGGATGGTGACGCCGTACTTCTGGACGATCTCCCAGAACCGGCCCTGGTGCGGGGTGTCGGGCGTGCCCTCGTACATCACCTGGGTCGCGCCGTTGGCCAGCGGACCGTAGACGATGTACGAATGGCCGGTCACCCAGCCGATGTCGGCCGTACACCAGTAGACGTCGGTCTCCGGCTTGAGGTCGAAGACGGCGTGGTGGGTGTAGGCCGCCTGGGTGAGATAGCCGCCGGAGGTGTGCAGGATGCCCTTGGGCTTCCCGGTGGTGCCGGAGGTGTAGAGGATGAACAGCGGCTGCTCGGCGTCGAACGCCTCGGGGGTGTGCTCGGCGGACTGGCGGTCCACGATGTCGTGCCACCAGACGTCGCGGCCCTCGGTGACGGCGGTGTCCTCGCCGGTCCGCCGGACCACCAGGACGTGCTCGACCTGCGGGCACTTGGTGACCGCTTCGTCGATGGCGGGCTTGAGCGCGCTCGGCTTGCCGCGGCGGTATCCGCCGTCGGCGGTGATCACCAGTTTGGCGTCCGCGTCCTGGATACGGGAGGCGACCGCGTCGGCCGAGAAACCGCCGAAGACCACGGAGTGGGCGGCGCCGATCCGGGCACAGGCCAGCATGGCGACCACGGCCTCGGGGATCATCGGCAGATAGACGGCGACCCGGTCGCCCTTGCCGACGCCCAGCTCGGTCAGGGCGTTGGCGGCCCGGGAGACCTCGTCCTTCAGCTCGGCGTAGGTGACGCTGCGGCTGTCGCCGGGCTCGCCCTCGAAGTGGATCGCGACCCGGTCGCCGAGGCCCGCCTCGACATGGCGGTCGACGCAGTTGTACGCGACGTTGATCTTGCCGTCCGCGAACCACTTGGCGAAGGGCGGGTTGCTCCAGTCCAGCGTCTCGGTCGGCTCGGTGGCCCAGGTGAGCCGGCGTGCCTGCTCGGCCCAGAAGCCGAGCCTGTCGGCCTTGGCCTGCTCATAGGCGTCAGCCGTGACATTGGCTTCCGCGCTCAGCGCGGCAGGCGGCGCGAACCGCCGCTCCTCCCGCAGCAGGTTG is part of the Streptomyces qinzhouensis genome and harbors:
- the acs gene encoding acetate--CoA ligase; this encodes MSNESLANLLREERRFAPPAALSAEANVTADAYEQAKADRLGFWAEQARRLTWATEPTETLDWSNPPFAKWFADGKINVAYNCVDRHVEAGLGDRVAIHFEGEPGDSRSVTYAELKDEVSRAANALTELGVGKGDRVAVYLPMIPEAVVAMLACARIGAAHSVVFGGFSADAVASRIQDADAKLVITADGGYRRGKPSALKPAIDEAVTKCPQVEHVLVVRRTGEDTAVTEGRDVWWHDIVDRQSAEHTPEAFDAEQPLFILYTSGTTGKPKGILHTSGGYLTQAAYTHHAVFDLKPETDVYWCTADIGWVTGHSYIVYGPLANGATQVMYEGTPDTPHQGRFWEIVQKYGVTILYTAPTAIRTFMKWGDDIPAKFDLSSLRVLGSVGEPINPEAWIWYREHIGGGRAPIVDTWWQTETGAMMISPLPGVTETKPGSAQRALPGISATVVDDEANEVPNGGGGYLVLTEPWPSMLRTIWGDDQRFIDTYWSRFEGKYFAGDGAKKDDDGDIWLLGRVDDVMLVSGHNISTTEVESALVSHPKVAEAAVVGAADETTGQAIVAFVILRGSASEDENLVAELRNHVGTTLGPIAKPKRVLPVAELPKTRSGKIMRRLLRDVAENRQLGDVTTLTDSSVMDLIQTKLPSAASED
- the nhaA gene encoding Na+/H+ antiporter NhaA, with the translated sequence MPAPTSAPRKFLGRLSLPERTFVVDALRTETVGGVLLLIAAVTALIWANTPLRDSYEQIRSFHLGPASLGLDLSIQHWAADGLLAIFFFVAGIELKRELVAGELREPKAAALPVIAAICGMAVPALVYFVTAILGGGSTKGWAVPTATDIAFALAVLAVIGTSLPSALRAFLLTLAVVDDLFAIMIIAIFFTSELNFAALAGAVIGLVVFRLLLRKGVRGWYVYVPLALVIWGLMYNSGVHATIAGVAMGLMLRCTRREGERQSPGEHIEHLVRPLSAGFAVPLFALFSAGVLISGGALGRVFTEPETLGVVLGLVVGKAFGVFGGTWLAARFTRAELNDELAWPDVFAVATLAGIGFTVSLLIGELAFAGDQALTDSVKAAVLVGSLIAAVFAAVLLKLRVRKYRELYEEEERDDDHDGIPDVYEQDNPAYHLRMAEIYETKAAEHRKLAAAAAGGGQGTDGGGTAAGPGGVAH